A stretch of the Prochlorococcus marinus str. MIT 0918 genome encodes the following:
- a CDS encoding THUMP domain-containing class I SAM-dependent RNA methyltransferase, with the protein MKVVAIVPHGLEEAACIELSSLGAQIEKKSRGSISLSLDLACFYRINLQSRLPFRFLREIAQFFCNDKYSLYSGVQHACDWSSFLNPSKTFRVDVSGFKNELNHTHFTALQVKNAIIDLQRELWGERSNVNLDSPDFCIHLYLSSNYAILSLATSSTSLHRRGYKSQVGIAPLKENLAAGLIQISNWNDSLTLVDPLCGSATFLLEAASIARGIAPGIEQSFLFQNWPDFDQNLWNSEKRFAKKLFSPYKKLPKFLGCENNLKIANQAQLNIMKAGLEKEITIQTSHFKDLEFPSEPGVIICNPPYGERLGNKTDLEVVYHDLGQFLKKKASGWDFWMLNGNPALSQFLGMKSERRFPISNGGIDCRFLHYKIH; encoded by the coding sequence ATGAAGGTTGTAGCTATTGTTCCACATGGGCTAGAGGAAGCTGCTTGTATAGAGTTAAGCAGTCTTGGCGCTCAAATAGAAAAAAAGAGTAGAGGGAGTATTAGCTTAAGTTTAGATTTAGCATGCTTTTATCGAATTAATCTTCAATCAAGATTACCATTTAGATTTTTAAGAGAGATTGCTCAATTTTTTTGCAATGATAAATATTCTCTTTATTCAGGGGTTCAACATGCATGTGATTGGTCTTCTTTTTTAAATCCTTCAAAAACTTTTAGAGTAGATGTTTCAGGTTTTAAGAATGAATTAAATCATACACATTTTACAGCTTTACAAGTAAAAAATGCGATTATAGATTTGCAAAGAGAATTGTGGGGTGAGAGATCAAATGTTAACTTAGATTCTCCAGATTTTTGTATTCATTTATATCTTTCTTCTAACTATGCAATTCTAAGTTTAGCTACTTCCTCTACTAGTCTTCATCGACGTGGTTATAAATCTCAAGTTGGGATTGCACCTTTGAAAGAGAATCTTGCTGCAGGATTAATTCAAATCTCTAATTGGAATGATTCATTAACATTAGTTGACCCATTATGTGGATCAGCAACATTTTTACTTGAGGCTGCATCTATTGCTAGGGGTATTGCACCTGGCATTGAACAGTCATTTCTCTTTCAAAATTGGCCTGATTTTGATCAAAATCTTTGGAATTCTGAAAAGAGATTTGCAAAAAAACTTTTTTCACCCTATAAAAAGTTACCTAAATTTCTTGGTTGTGAAAATAACTTGAAGATAGCTAATCAAGCCCAATTAAATATTATGAAAGCAGGTTTGGAAAAAGAAATTACTATACAAACTTCTCATTTTAAAGATTTGGAATTTCCTAGCGAACCTGGAGTAATTATTTGCAACCCGCCTTATGGTGAACGACTAGGGAATAAAACAGACTTAGAAGTTGTTTATCATGATTTAGGTCAATTTCTTAAAAAGAAAGCCTCAGGATGGGACTTTTGGATGCTAAATGGCAATCCAGCATTAAGTCAGTTTTTAGGTATGAAAAGTGAGAGACGTTTTCCTATAAGTAATGGAGGTATTGATTGTCGATTTTTACATTATAAAATTCATTAG
- a CDS encoding phage holin family protein has protein sequence MTDFQQRSKGFGAAARVTALASSIMDLHVRIALQEVDREKRRLISGGIFLAMGGILMLFSLLGIQIITIIWMQSSFNFSLPSALFILACIDLALAGISLRLGGHLTKGPYLPETLEGISKTTKAVLGKT, from the coding sequence ATGACAGATTTTCAACAACGCTCTAAGGGATTTGGAGCAGCAGCTCGTGTAACTGCTCTTGCCAGTTCAATAATGGATCTTCATGTCCGAATAGCACTACAAGAAGTGGATCGTGAAAAAAGAAGACTAATTAGTGGTGGTATTTTCCTTGCTATGGGAGGGATATTGATGCTCTTTTCATTATTAGGCATCCAAATAATTACAATTATATGGATGCAAAGCAGCTTCAATTTCTCTTTACCATCTGCCCTCTTCATACTTGCTTGTATTGATTTGGCTCTGGCTGGTATCAGTCTTCGTTTAGGAGGACATCTAACTAAAGGTCCTTATCTTCCAGAAACATTAGAAGGAATATCAAAAACGACTAAAGCAGTACTGGGAAAAACCTAA
- a CDS encoding DUF883 family protein, with amino-acid sequence MESENSESCEAQASVETKLPEQQNLSNQWFSDQFDELLPKIQEEWPDLAKQTLEATRGSFDELVKVISLHSGITSTGVIDQLENLFNTASDHTKNIAESLEPIEKQLEDLLDELNDSLRPRIETPVRKRPLLAIGIAAGIGVVLGILLSGGKRG; translated from the coding sequence ATGGAATCAGAGAATTCCGAATCCTGCGAAGCACAGGCATCAGTTGAAACTAAATTACCTGAACAGCAAAACCTTTCAAATCAGTGGTTTAGTGATCAATTTGATGAATTATTGCCAAAAATTCAAGAAGAATGGCCTGATCTAGCCAAACAAACTCTTGAGGCAACAAGAGGCAGCTTTGATGAACTGGTTAAAGTAATCTCACTTCATTCAGGAATAACGTCAACAGGGGTAATAGATCAACTTGAAAATCTATTCAACACTGCAAGTGATCACACCAAAAATATTGCTGAAAGTCTTGAACCAATAGAAAAACAATTAGAAGATCTTTTAGATGAACTAAATGACTCACTAAGACCCCGTATTGAGACACCCGTAAGAAAACGACCATTACTAGCAATTGGCATTGCTGCAGGTATTGGTGTTGTATTAGGAATACTGTTATCAGGAGGGAAACGAGGTTAA